The Salvelinus sp. IW2-2015 unplaced genomic scaffold, ASM291031v2 Un_scaffold16601, whole genome shotgun sequence genome has a segment encoding these proteins:
- the LOC112080947 gene encoding beta-1,3-galactosyltransferase 6 → MSLVRVVCRHKTALAIGGVCLFAVVLLFLAKCTSETLKQGQADPPGLAPHAAHSQPRAEHPELPSRLKDLSAFLVVLITTGPKYTERRSIIRSTWLAKKDPEVLAMFVVGTEGLPAEDMQNINTEQGRHKDLLLLPALRDSYENLTLKLLHMYSWLDHNVDFKFVLKADDDTFARLDLLKEELKTKEPSRLYWGFFSGRGRVKTAGKWRESAWELCDYYLPYALGGGYLLSCDLVHYIQINTAYLKVWQSEDVSLGAWLAPVDVKRTHDPRFDTEYKSRGCSNKYLVTHKQSLEDMLEKQQTLQRDGRLCKEEVKLRLSYVYDWSVPPSQCCQRKDGIP, encoded by the exons ATGAGCCTGGTCCGCGTCGTGTGTCGTCACAAGACGGCCCTGGCCATTGGAGGAGTGTGCCTCTTTGCTGTTGTCCTCCTTTTCCTCGCCAAGTGTACCTCGGAGACCCTAAAACAGGGCCAGGCCGACCCTCCAGGCCTAGCCCCTCACGCTGCCCACTCCCAGCCCCGAGCAGAGCACCCTGAGCTCCCCTCACGCCTCAAAGACCTCTCGGCCTTCCTGGTGGTCCTCATCACCACAGGACCCAAGTACACAGAGCGCAGGAGCATCATCCGTAGTACCTGGCTGGCTAAGAAGGATCCGGAGGTTCTAGCTATGTTCGTGGTGGGGACCGAGGGGCTGCCCGCAGAGGATATGCAGAACATCAACACGGAGCAGGGGCGCCACAAAGACCTGCTCTTACTCCCCGCGCTGCGAGACTCGTATGAGAACCTGACCCTGAAGCTGCTCCATATGTATTCCTGGCTGGATCACAACGTAGACTTCAAGTTTGTGTTAAAAGCGGACGATGACACTTTTGCTCGTCTGGACCTGTTGAAG GAGGAGCTGAAGACTAAAGAACCCAGCCGGCTGTACTGGGGCTTCTTCTCAGGCCGCGGTCGCGTGAAGACAGCAGGGAAGTGGAGGGAGTCGGCCTGGGAGCTGTGTGACTACTACCTACCCTACGCCCTGGGTGGAGGCTACCTGCTCTCCTGCGACCTCGTACACTACATCCAGATCAACACGGCCTACCTCAAGGTGTGGCAGAGCGAGGACGTGTCACTGGGGGCGTGGCTAGCCCCGGTGGACGTCAAACGAACACACGACCCTCGATTCGACACGGAGTACAAGTCTCGGGGGTGTAGTAATAAATACCTGGTGACTCACAAGCAGAGCCTGGAGGACATGTTGGAGAAACAGCAGACGCTGCAGAGAGACGGGAGGCTGTGTAAGGAAGAGGTTAAACTCCGCCTGAGCTACGTGTACGACTGGAGCGTCCCGCCCTCACAGTGCTGCCAGAGGAAGGACGGAATACCCTGA